CCCACGCCTCCTCGATCTTCGCAGGGCTGCAGCAGCTTTAAGATTTTAGCCGGTCTTTTCATATCTTCGTATCCAAATTGGTATCAGCAAAATTCTCTCGTTGCCACAAGAATAAAGTCTTGTATATAAATAAGCCCCTGCATGCTTAAACCGAAGTCAGGTTAAGCAGAAGATGGTGGCTAGGAAGCCAAAACGGCTTGCTGAAACTAAATTCTTCAAGGTTTTGGTCGATGATTTCAAGAAGAAACTTGTAATGTTCCTCTTATTAACTACTTCTCATCTCTTTTATGTTCTTGAAAGAAGTTGATATTCTTAGGTTTCGCTTCTCTCCTTGTTTGGCAGAGGATACCACCATTGTTTGTGAGGGTGTTCGAGAGAAtcatgcccaagaaacctatccTAAAATCTGAGCAAGGAAATTTTCCTGTATCAGTGAAAAGTAACGACAATGGCTACTTCATCAAGCGTGGATGGAAGAAGTTCGTCAAAAATCATGAGTTACAGATGGGTGACTTCCTAGTTTTCAATCTTCTTGATGATAATAAAACTTTTGAAGTGGATATGTATGGGCCAACTTGCTGCTTGAAGGGCCTGAAGCTACCTTTTCATGAGAAAAGTAGCTGCAGGGATTGGGAAGCCAATGTTACACCAAACAAAGACATCGCCTTCAAGAAAAAGGGTCGTCCTAAGTCAGGACGTCGCAAGAAGCCACAAGTTTCTGCAAGAAAAGCTGGTAAGCTCTCTGTTTTCACTTGGTACACTGGGCATAATTTTAGAAACTGACCCTTTGGGTTTGGCTTATGCAAGGTTTGAATGCTAAACGAGGGCCAAATGTCCAGGAAAACAATGAAATgaacgagagagagagagtagcCAAAGAAATACGAGCTATGGAGCCAAATCATCCTTCTTTTAAACAGGATTTGAAGGATTACCAAAAATACGGTTTGgtatttcttcttcatttccctTGTAAAATTTCTCAGTTCATTCACTAGTCAGGAAAATTCACAGGTTATACTTAAATATGTATACTTTTTTTGCAATAGGTAATGCGCAAAAGGTTCGTTTACGAGACAGGGCTGGAAAGCAAGAGGAACACGGTGATCAAAGATCCGCAGGGGAGGGTGTACACAGTTGACATCAGCGTAACGGGTAGACAGGTTCGCTTAAGCACTGGTTGGTCAATATTTTATAAAGCTAATGGGCTAGCTACAGGGGACACCTGCGTCTTCCACTTTATACCAGAAAAGAGTAATCTCATTGAAGTTCAAATCCATAGAAAAAGGAGGCAGAGATGCTAAGACTGAATTAACCATCTTTGCCAAGATCAGTTTAGTCATAGAACTTTTGGCCACAGTGATAAAAAGAAGTGGGAGACGGAGAAGGTATTCAGTGCATCATTTTGTTTTTGGGTAAAAAGATGGAATTCAGTTGGAAGTTGAAAGGTCAGGAGTTTTTAGCCATTCTGCAGCTTTGTTTTGGTGATTGCCGTCTTGTGAATGGATTTGGACGATGATAATGGAGTTCTTTTGCCAACAAAAGATAATGGGGTTTGAGTGAGACtagtatatattaatattttatgataaATGTTAATCAAATttgaatattaaaattattaattcaaCTAAGGTAATCTTTGCTtagaattttgtattttataagtataaattaattaattacaatcATTTATCAATagggaaattattattatttacattcGATCATCGCGAATCTAAAATATAAGTCTTGAGTctagataaaaataaaatctcTTAATCTATATTATAAgtttaaactaattaattagggCAATTTAATCGGCTATAATTTTAATCTTAATATAAGTGTGATCACAACCTCCCAAAAAAA
This sequence is a window from Hevea brasiliensis isolate MT/VB/25A 57/8 chromosome 10, ASM3005281v1, whole genome shotgun sequence. Protein-coding genes within it:
- the LOC110664331 gene encoding putative B3 domain-containing protein Os03g0621600, whose amino-acid sequence is MVARKPKRLAETKFFKVLVDDFKKKLRIPPLFVRVFERIMPKKPILKSEQGNFPVSVKSNDNGYFIKRGWKKFVKNHELQMGDFLVFNLLDDNKTFEVDMYGPTCCLKGLKLPFHEKSSCRDWEANVTPNKDIAFKKKGRPKSGRRKKPQVSARKAGLNAKRGPNVQENNEMNERERVAKEIRAMEPNHPSFKQDLKDYQKYGLVMRKRFVYETGLESKRNTVIKDPQGRVYTVDISVTGRQVRLSTGWSIFYKANGLATGDTCVFHFIPEKSNLIEVQIHRKRRQRC